A window of Phragmites australis chromosome 2, lpPhrAust1.1, whole genome shotgun sequence genomic DNA:
ACATGGCCGCTCACATGGAACCGGCCGGGATCCTTCCAGCGAACTGATTGGCTGCCCAGTCACCCGGTGCATGCAGGTTGGCGCCTTCTATTTGGAATTTTGGATGCCTCGAAGTACGTTCGCGCCATGTCCACTATAAATAGCGGTTTAGATAGCTTCTGGGTCGACATGCAGCAAGCGCAAGGCTCTGATCGGAAACATTAGTGTGCTACAACACTTGGCAGGCAGGTCGGCAGGCACCGCAGGTCCCCTACGTGTGTACAAGGCGATGACGGGGCCGATGGAGATTCCTGTGATCGATCTCAGCGGCCTCAacggcggcgacgaggagaGGTCGCGGACCATGGCGCAGCTCCACGAGGCCTGCAAAGACTGGGGCTTCTTCTGGGTAATGAAGCAAAACCTACTCTAGTCTTTGGTAGCTTAATTTGCAGTGAAACGTACCCTCATGCACGCGCGCGCGGCGCGACGCGACGCAGGTGGAGAACCACGGCGTGGACGCGGCGCTGATGGATGAGGTGAAGCGCTTCGTGTACGGCCACTACAAGGAGCACCAGGAGAGCAAGTTCTACGCCTCTGACCTCGCCAAGGACCTGCAGGCCGGCCGCTACGACGGCGACGAGGCCTCCGACCAGGTAGACTGGGAGGCCACCTACTTCATCCAGCACCGCCCCAGGATCAACATCGCCGACGTCCCGGAGATCCAGCCGCTCACCAGGTCGGTATTTATCTTATCTACtttatcctctcctctcttgaTCAATTAATATGCACTAGCTTAGACAGTTGAGTGACGGCTCCATTGATCGATGTACGTGCGTGCAGAGAGACGCTGGACGCGTACATCGCCCAGATGGTGCCCCTCGCGGAGCGGCTGGCGGAGTGCATGAGCCTCAACCTGGGCCTCCCCGGCGGCCACGTCGCGGACACCTTCGCGCCGCCGTTCGTGGGCACCAAGTTCGCCATGTACCCGTCCTGCCCGCGGCCGGACCTCGTGTGGGGCCTCCGCGCACACACCGACGCCGGCGGCATCATCCTGCTCCTCCAGGACGACGCCGTGGGCGGGCTCGAGTTTCTGAGGGGCGGCACCGAGTGGGTGCCCGTGGGGCCCACCCGGGGCGGCAGGCTCTTCGTCAACATCGGGGACCAGGTCGAGGTGATCAGCGGCGGCGAGTACAAGAGCGTGGTGCACCGCGTCGCCGCGGGCGCCGAGGGCCGGCGGCTGTCCGTGGCCACGTTCTACAACCCCGGGCCCGACGCCGTGGTGGCGCCGGCGAGGGAGACGGCGTACCCCGGGCCGTACAGGTTCGGGGACTACCTCGACTACTACCAGGGCACCAAGTTCGGCGACAAGGACGCCAGGTTCCAGGCCGTCAAGAAGCTGCTCGGCTAAGCAAAACAAATTCAACTCGGCTCTGCTCTGCTGCATGGTTTTCCTTTTGATCTCGTGCTTAGTTCGCTGTGTGGAGGATTTCAATCCGTTGATGTGTTACGTGTTTTGTGATTCACTAATGTTGCGGTTTGTTTCTCCGATTTGCTGGGTCAACTTCAAAATGTTCACGTCATTTCGTATGTACCGAGTCGCACCccttcatcatcatcgtcgtctTCTTCTTTCCAACTCTGTAGTCGCATTTCTATGTTTCCGAGCATGTAGCACAGTTTGTCGTTTCGATAAGAATCAGGAGAAATAATGCTTCTCGAGCGATCGTTATGCGAAATTGGGCTCAGCGGACCGAGGGCTGCTCGCGAGCTACCGAAGAATCACGGCCCAGATCCTTGTGAAGGCCACTCCGCTCCGACTTTTTTTCGGCTCCCTGCTGCTGGACCCCCAATGCGGGATGACGGGGAAggagagttttttattttttaacaattaatgttgttagaaaatataaaaaataaagaaaaactcGGAAGGGGAGATCCGCCCCCGATGCGGGATTGTCTGCGGCCCAGACCGCAACGCATGTACAGTAGAGCAGCCCATTTAATAGGCCAGTTATTCGAGATCAGCTGGCCAGTTATTCGACTCAGGTGTGGTCTAACCAGCTAGCTAAGGGGCACAAGTTGTCATTTCTaaatttctctctctccctcaaacCAGGAATTGAGTATTATAATGGCTTTGGTGTCCTACAACTAATTGCCACAAAAGGAATTGTGGCCAGTGTCCGACAATAAATTCCACAATTAAAGGGTGTCTAGCAACAAATGTTGCCCTCTTTTTTACTGTGCCTACGAACGCAAATGATCCATCTACATTGCATTGTGGGTTGGTGCCTAGTATGCATCTACTTTGACTGCGCTCGAGGTACCATGCAAATGCTCTTCTCTCTCTATTCTTTGTAAATTTTATCTAAAATATCTTTTATTTACCGATATCAAAAGAATGTATGTCCAGCTTAGAGATTAACTAGGATAAGCCCATGTCGTCGAGTGAGATGATGATAGAAACTTATCGCCTAACCATTAGATGACTTCCAATAAAATTGTCTAATGGTTCGCTAAATGAAAGAGCAACAATAGACATCTGTCACCGTGTTAAAGTCGCTCCAAGGTTGACCATTCTTATGTTCCAGGCTTCCAACTCCCTTTTCCCACCTTTTCTCCTGCTCTGACTCCGGCGGTTATGATATGACATTATTTTGCCATACACTTTTACATGTTgctggaaaaaagaagaaggagaaaatCAAAGTCTTGATGACTTCTGCAGTATTTGCAGTTTCTTCTTCTACGGAAAAGAAACAATTATGCCCTATACATACACAAAGATCAAGTTCCTTAAAATTAACAACTGAACATATTTTTTGACATGTACTATGTTTGAGCTTCGAGAGTGTCAATTTTCAAAGAAGTGGCATAATATTTGCTACTGCCCTGGGCTTCATTAGAGGCTATAACTAGACTGACTCCACCCTTAGAGCAAAGCAAAGTAGAAAATCCTAACCCCAGGAATCGAACCTGGACCGGAAGGATCGAACCTAATGATCCTCCCACCAAGCTAATGCTTAAGAGCGTCAATTTTTCCtgtgaatgattttttttaaataaaatacttTTCAACTGCAGtattttttccttctaaaaTTGCATATTGCACAGTTCTACAATTTTAAAGTACGTAGAGTAATTTTGGGTGACTGAGTGAGTGGAAAATACTAGCAAAGCCATCGTGCTTTAATATCCCTAAATACTCTTCTTTGCCCTGAATCAACCCAGAAATGAGAGAAAAGTCTCCCGAAAATGTCAGTGTATATGAATGTGTGATCAAAACCATCACCCACATATGTCGATCATTTCTTACATGTTGTCGGTTCATGAAACCTTTGCAATCCCGGTTGATCCCTTAGAATACGAGTATACACAATGTGAACAAACTAAAAACTTGCATTGCATATTGCATATCAGTCCCGGTCAATCAAGCTCACGTACGCCGCGCCACCTCCGGGCTCCTCAGCTCCACCGAGCGCCTCCTCAGCTCCCGCTTCTCCCGCGCACGGAACCCGTCCGGCTCGACCCCGACCTCGGCCGGGTGGTCGGGCCGTAGCGCGTGGTACCTGCTCGCCTCCCGCCCGTACGACGCGCCGGCGTCGCTCTTCGACCGCGCCAGCGTCACCGGCTCCGCCTCTGCCCGCGTCTCCCCGCGCTCGCTGCAGCCGCCGCCGCGAGTCGTGACGGTGGTCGCGCTGCTGAGCGGAGTCCGCTCGCACGACGAAAGAGGCGTGCTCTCGTACGAGTGGTCGCCGTCGAGCGCGTCGTGGGCCGACAGCCACTGCATGGCCTTCTCGAGGTACTCGTCGCTCGGCGCCTTCCTGCTCTCGCGGCTGCCGTGGATTGATTGGCTTCTCCTGCCGCCCGGGAGCAGCTTCTTGATGTTGCCCAGGAACTTGAGCTTGCGCGGCCCGGACTTCTTCTTCCCCGGCGCCACAGCGGCGGAGGCGTCCAACGTCGTCGCCACTGACGTGCTAGAGCTCCGCGCAGGCTCGTAGTTGCGCGCGCGCGTCcgctcgtcgccgtcgccgtcgactGACTCGTGCAGCGGGGAGAAGAGGGCGGGGTCGAAGCCTTCGAGGCCGCCGGGATGGCCGTAATGGAGCATGAGCTGCTTGGCCCTCTCACTGGAGCGGAAGCTCATGCTCTTGCTCAGTTCCACGGCCGACAGGCCTCCGGCGATGGCGCTGCCGTCATCAGCGTCGTGGTCCTGTTGCGCGGAGCACGGCGGGTGGAGACCGTGGTCGCGGAGCTCGTGGCGGAGGCAGGCGTTGACCCACTTGAGGTAGACGAGCTCCTCGACGTGCGCGCAGTGGTCACTGCGCAGCTGCTCGATCTGCGTCGTCAGCCTCTCGTTGGTCTCCCTCAGGTAGTTCGCCTCCTCAA
This region includes:
- the LOC133909958 gene encoding 1-aminocyclopropane-1-carboxylate oxidase 1-like; protein product: MTGPMEIPVIDLSGLNGGDEERSRTMAQLHEACKDWGFFWVENHGVDAALMDEVKRFVYGHYKEHQESKFYASDLAKDLQAGRYDGDEASDQVDWEATYFIQHRPRINIADVPEIQPLTRETLDAYIAQMVPLAERLAECMSLNLGLPGGHVADTFAPPFVGTKFAMYPSCPRPDLVWGLRAHTDAGGIILLLQDDAVGGLEFLRGGTEWVPVGPTRGGRLFVNIGDQVEVISGGEYKSVVHRVAAGAEGRRLSVATFYNPGPDAVVAPARETAYPGPYRFGDYLDYYQGTKFGDKDARFQAVKKLLG